A window from Thalassophryne amazonica chromosome 15, fThaAma1.1, whole genome shotgun sequence encodes these proteins:
- the LOC117526490 gene encoding RNA-binding protein 42-like: MALKSGEDRLKEMEAEMALFEQEVLGGPVPVSGSPAVVEAVPVAVAVQALPVVRPIIGTNTYRQVQQTLEARAASFVGPPPPFVGPIRPPPPPMMRPAFVPHILQRPGAQRLQMLRGPPNPGLMVPPIPRPPPPPPMIISPSLPAPQVACPPMQHMGPAPQVGDIVPMVTAPPARQGAPPPIKPTSSIIQAAPTVYSAPPVPVVHKRSDIRAQRQARMEELAARVAEQQAAVMPAGLLNKETEESSAVIGPSMPEPEVPHPEPVETTTEEKKKSKVEKVKKCIRTAAGTSWEDASLLEWDSDDFRIFCGDLGNEVNDDILARAFSRYPSFLKAKVVRDKRTGKTKGYGFVSFKDPNDYVRAMREMNGKYVGSRPIKLRKSMWKDRNIEVVRKKQKEKKKLGLR; encoded by the coding sequence ATGGCGCTGAAGTCAGGAGAAGACAGGCTGAAGGAGATGGAGGCTGAGATGGCTCTGTTTGAGCAGGAGGTTCTGGGCGGCCCGGTTCCTGTGTCAGGGAGCCCGGCTGTTGTAGAGGCGGTACCTGTGGCCGTGGCTGTTCAGGCGCTCCCGGTGGTTCGACCCATTATAGGAACCAACACCTACAGACAGGTGCAGCAAACTttggaagccagagctgccagtTTTGTTGGACCTCCTCCGCCTTTTGTTGGCCCAAttcgtcctcctcctcctccaatgATGAGACCAGCCTTCGTCCCTCACATCCTGCAGAGACCTGGAGCTCAGAGGCTGCAAATGCTTCGGGGTCCTCCAAACCCGGGCCTGATGGTTCCTCCTATTCCCagacctcctccacctcctccgaTGATAATCTCGCCTTCACTGCCCGCACCTCAGGTTGCTTGTCCACCCATGCAGCACAtgggccctgcaccccaggttggCGATATAGTCCCTATGGTCACGGCCCCACCAGCAAGACAGGGAGCCCCGCCTCCCATCAAGCCCACATCTTCCATAATCCAGGCAGCGCCGACTGTATACTCTGCTCCTCCCGTGCCTGTGGTACATAAGagaagtgacatcagagcacagagACAAGCCAGGATGGAGGAACTGGCCGCACGAGTCGCTGAGCAGCAAGCAGCAGTGATGCCAGCGGGGCTGCTGAACAAGGAGACTGAAGAGAGCAGCGCTGTTATTGGACCCAGCATGCCGGAGCCTGAGGTACCCCACCCCGAGCCTGTAGAAACTACGACAGAGGAGAAGAAGAAATCAAAGGTGGAAAAGGTGAAGAAGTGCATCCGCACTGCAGCAGGCACAAGTTGGGAGGACGCCAGTCTGCTGGAATGGGATTCAGATGATTTTCGCATATTCTGCGGCGATCTTGGTAACGAGGTCAACGATGACATACTGGCCAGAGCCTTTAGCCGGTACCCATCTTTCCTCAAAGCGAAAGTGGTGAGGGACAAACGTACAGGAAAGACCAAAGGCTACGGCTTTGTCAGCTTTAAGGATCCCAACGATTATGTCAGAGCAATGAGGGAGATGAACGGGAAGTACGTTGGCAGTCGACCCATCAAACTGAGAAAAAGCATGTGGAAGGACCGCAACATTGAGGTGGTGCGCAAGAAgcagaaagagaagaaaaaactGGGCCTGAGATAA